In Chitinispirillales bacterium, a single window of DNA contains:
- a CDS encoding chemotaxis protein CheD has translation MFDEIAPYTLKPGQVYLAKKNGFIRTVVGSAVSICIWDEELKYACMCHFVFPAPAIGDRPSGLYASESIPTMLRTLSGAGSKRRSLSAHILGGASPTALPDKTAEQNIEAARYILHQNRIPVICEDVGGRVGRKIVFNAENGNVAVVKVRKLRDGDWNDDTE, from the coding sequence ATGTTCGATGAAATAGCTCCATACACTCTAAAGCCCGGTCAAGTTTATCTGGCAAAAAAAAACGGATTCATAAGAACCGTAGTGGGCAGTGCTGTTTCAATATGTATTTGGGACGAAGAACTAAAATACGCTTGCATGTGTCACTTTGTTTTTCCCGCTCCTGCTATCGGCGACCGCCCGTCCGGCTTGTATGCCTCCGAATCCATACCGACAATGTTGAGAACTTTAAGCGGCGCCGGATCAAAACGCCGTTCGCTTTCAGCCCATATTTTGGGTGGTGCGTCGCCTACAGCTCTTCCCGACAAGACAGCGGAACAAAATATTGAGGCGGCAAGATATATTCTCCACCAAAACCGCATCCCCGTAATATGCGAAGACGTAGGCGGAAGAGTGGGACGAAAAATTGTTTTCAACGCGGAAAACGGAAACGTTGCGGTCGTTAAAGTAAGAAAATTAAGAGATGGGGATTGGAACGATGATACTGAGTAA
- the thiE gene encoding thiamine phosphate synthase, protein MNPKIKTDFGFYSILTDPVRGYDYLAKLLVENEISFLQLRMKDENKFKILKTAENIRKTTQNSKTIFIVNDFVDIAKDCGADGVHLGQDDVKPDYARTIFGEDAIIGLSTHNINQTKNAQNEKIDYIGIGPVYPTPTKQIPDPVLGLEKMKEMVDNSTLPSVCIGGINFNNIKAVLQAGGHNFCTVRLLNKSENPKAVLSKILKEYTDYCIYN, encoded by the coding sequence GTGAACCCAAAAATAAAAACAGATTTCGGATTTTATTCAATCTTGACCGATCCGGTTCGCGGATACGATTATCTTGCTAAATTGCTTGTAGAAAACGAAATATCGTTTTTGCAGCTGCGAATGAAAGACGAAAACAAATTCAAAATATTAAAAACCGCGGAAAACATTCGTAAAACGACACAAAATTCAAAAACGATTTTTATTGTAAACGATTTTGTTGACATAGCAAAGGACTGCGGAGCGGACGGCGTTCATTTAGGTCAGGACGATGTAAAACCAGACTATGCAAGAACGATTTTCGGCGAAGATGCGATTATCGGATTATCTACGCACAACATAAACCAAACAAAAAACGCTCAAAACGAAAAAATAGACTATATAGGAATAGGTCCGGTTTATCCAACGCCTACCAAACAAATTCCGGATCCGGTTTTGGGACTTGAGAAAATGAAAGAAATGGTCGATAATTCCACTTTGCCGTCGGTCTGTATCGGCGGAATTAATTTTAACAATATAAAAGCGGTTTTGCAGGCAGGCGGACATAATTTTTGTACGGTACGACTTCTCAATAAATCCGAAAACCCAAAAGCCGTTTTGTCAAAAATTTTAAAAGAATACACAGACTATTGCATATACAATTAA
- a CDS encoding chemotaxis protein CheW, which yields MPEKKHVNSEKLIGKYLSFVLGNGEYAVDILKIQQVIQIQQITRIPRSPKFIRGVLNLRGKVVPILNLHSKFNMPPVEETEKTCILITEISDRQSVLIVGIIIDEVKDVMDINEEMLTDKPDIGASKSAKHIIGAVRMSDKVRFLLDLNEILVSEEFATLKQAF from the coding sequence ATGCCGGAAAAAAAACATGTTAATTCTGAGAAATTGATTGGAAAATATCTTTCATTTGTGCTCGGTAACGGCGAATATGCAGTTGATATCCTTAAAATTCAGCAAGTAATTCAAATTCAACAGATAACAAGAATCCCCCGCTCCCCTAAATTTATTCGAGGCGTACTTAATCTTCGCGGAAAAGTAGTGCCTATCCTTAATCTTCACAGCAAATTCAACATGCCTCCTGTAGAAGAAACTGAAAAAACGTGCATATTGATAACCGAGATTTCCGACAGACAGAGCGTGTTGATTGTCGGCATAATCATTGACGAAGTAAAAGATGTAATGGACATTAACGAAGAAATGCTTACCGACAAACCGGATATAGGCGCCAGTAAAAGTGCGAAACATATTATAGGTGCGGTTCGCATGAGCGATAAAGTTCGATTTCTTTTGGATTTGAACGAAATTTTGGTTTCGGAAGAATTTGCAACATTGAAACAAGCCTTTTAA
- a CDS encoding chemotaxis response regulator protein-glutamate methylesterase, with amino-acid sequence MILSNKIKVMIVDDSALVRRVLSRELEKCPVIEIINTAPDPYVAREMITKNKPDVMLLDIEMPRMDGITFLRKIMQNFPIPTIIVSSLAQQSSQLALEALRCGAVDVVTKPCEAYSIEEVIPLLIEKIKTAVLVNVKKIQIQTSSSTAFAKITSFTATTNRILVIGSSTGGTVALERILPSLPKNAPGTLVVQHIPAGFSRTFAERLNTICDVTVKEAKDGDSVVTGQVLIAPGNYHMWLKRDGGRYEVKIGNGEPLHYQRPCVEHLFNSTAEQAGKSAVGVILTGMGGDGAEGLLKMKKAGARTIAQDEASSVVWGMPGSAVKLNAAEFVLPLDKIVPKAMELLK; translated from the coding sequence ATGATACTGAGTAACAAAATTAAGGTAATGATAGTTGATGATTCCGCACTCGTGAGGAGAGTTCTTTCTAGGGAACTTGAAAAATGCCCGGTAATTGAAATCATAAACACGGCTCCTGATCCTTATGTTGCAAGAGAGATGATTACGAAAAACAAACCCGATGTAATGCTGTTAGATATAGAAATGCCGCGAATGGACGGAATTACGTTTCTGCGTAAAATAATGCAGAATTTTCCGATTCCTACAATTATCGTTTCTTCGCTTGCTCAACAAAGCTCACAATTGGCTTTGGAAGCATTACGGTGCGGCGCTGTCGATGTAGTAACAAAGCCTTGTGAGGCATATTCAATCGAAGAAGTAATTCCGCTTCTCATTGAAAAAATTAAAACGGCGGTATTGGTGAATGTGAAAAAAATTCAAATACAAACCTCTTCTTCTACGGCTTTTGCGAAAATTACATCGTTTACGGCGACAACTAATAGAATTTTAGTAATAGGAAGTTCAACCGGCGGAACGGTCGCTTTAGAAAGAATTTTACCGTCCCTGCCTAAAAACGCGCCCGGAACACTCGTCGTTCAACATATTCCCGCAGGATTTTCACGAACTTTTGCAGAGCGGCTAAACACTATTTGCGACGTAACCGTAAAAGAAGCAAAGGATGGAGATTCCGTAGTAACCGGTCAAGTGCTTATAGCTCCGGGTAATTACCATATGTGGCTAAAACGGGACGGAGGGCGTTACGAAGTCAAGATAGGAAATGGCGAGCCGCTTCATTATCAAAGACCGTGCGTAGAGCATTTGTTCAATTCTACGGCGGAACAAGCGGGAAAATCCGCAGTTGGCGTCATTCTCACGGGAATGGGCGGCGACGGTGCAGAAGGGTTGCTTAAAATGAAAAAAGCGGGCGCAAGAACAATTGCGCAAGACGAAGCGAGTTCCGTAGTATGGGGAATGCCCGGAAGCGCCGTAAAATTGAACGCAGCGGAATTTGTTTTGCCGCTTGACA